In Agrobacterium vitis, one genomic interval encodes:
- a CDS encoding nitroreductase family protein, with amino-acid sequence MSISSNNRSSDYDIDPIFLDRWSPRALDPQAMSEEDLMTILEAARWAPSSFNAQPWRFIYAQRDTPEWQNIFGLLAPMNQAWASRASVLVVIVSANTAIMPMQTEPVPSYSHSFDAGAAWAYLALQSTRLGWYAHGMAGFDVPRSYEVLGVPESFRVEAVIAIGRIGDKSLLPPPLQEREQPNGRRPLQESAMKGRFIG; translated from the coding sequence TTGTCCATTTCTTCAAATAATCGCTCTTCGGATTACGATATCGATCCGATTTTCCTGGATCGCTGGTCTCCTCGGGCGCTTGATCCCCAGGCAATGTCAGAGGAAGATCTGATGACGATTTTGGAGGCGGCTCGTTGGGCGCCGTCCTCATTCAATGCCCAGCCATGGAGATTCATTTACGCGCAGCGCGATACGCCGGAATGGCAGAATATTTTCGGTCTGCTCGCGCCAATGAACCAGGCGTGGGCATCGCGTGCTTCGGTATTGGTGGTGATTGTTTCGGCAAATACAGCGATCATGCCGATGCAGACTGAGCCGGTTCCCTCTTACAGCCATTCCTTCGACGCTGGCGCTGCCTGGGCCTATCTCGCACTGCAATCGACGCGCCTCGGCTGGTATGCGCATGGCATGGCTGGGTTTGATGTTCCACGCAGCTACGAAGTGCTTGGGGTCCCGGAGAGCTTTCGGGTTGAAGCCGTCATCGCGATTGGCAGGATCGGGGACAAGAGCTTGTTGCCGCCGCCCCTGCAGGAGCGCGAGCAGCCAAACGGGCGTCGTCCGCTCCAGGAGTCGGCTATGAAAGGACGTTTCATCGGCTGA
- a CDS encoding SAM-dependent methyltransferase, whose protein sequence is MSSFFTRFMSHHIKVGNLIVISCDGQHTRIGDESGKPIVIRFADRATQRSIMFNPELALGEAFMDGKLGIEQGTIYELLELVFQNTGVDRLTGIPRFMRRFTRLKRRMQQYNPVGRSKRNVAHHYDLNGSLYRLFLDSDSQYSCAYFEGRGSSLEEAQLAKKRHLAAKLLIEPEHRILDIGSGWGGLGLYLSEMTQADVTGVTLSQHQHAISNGRAKDIASSRRPRFLLQDYRDIKQQFDRIVSVGMFEHVGIGHFDEFFAKIRALLKPDGLMLLHSIGVFDGPSHANPWIQKYIFPGGYIPSLSEVLAAIERQGLVVCDIEILRLHYAETLKAWRERFLARRDEAVALYDERFARMWEFYLASSETAFRYQGMMVFQIQLARDQSAAPLRRDYIHAAENRLRELEICKPVPLSRVAE, encoded by the coding sequence ATGTCTTCGTTTTTCACTCGTTTCATGTCCCACCACATCAAGGTGGGCAACCTCATTGTCATCTCCTGCGATGGTCAACATACGCGTATCGGAGACGAAAGCGGCAAGCCGATCGTTATCCGTTTCGCAGACCGTGCAACCCAACGGTCCATTATGTTCAATCCCGAGCTCGCGCTTGGCGAAGCCTTTATGGATGGCAAGTTGGGCATTGAGCAAGGCACCATCTATGAACTGCTTGAACTGGTATTTCAGAACACGGGCGTGGATCGCCTGACGGGCATCCCTCGATTTATGCGGCGTTTCACACGCTTGAAACGGCGTATGCAGCAGTATAATCCGGTCGGGCGATCAAAGCGTAACGTGGCGCACCATTACGACCTCAATGGCTCGCTCTATCGGTTATTTCTCGATTCCGACAGTCAGTATTCCTGTGCTTATTTCGAGGGGCGGGGCAGTTCGCTGGAAGAAGCACAGCTTGCCAAAAAACGGCATCTGGCTGCCAAGCTGCTGATCGAGCCGGAGCATCGTATTCTTGATATCGGATCAGGATGGGGCGGACTTGGGCTCTATCTGTCGGAGATGACCCAGGCGGACGTCACCGGCGTTACGTTGTCGCAACATCAGCATGCAATTTCCAATGGTCGTGCCAAGGACATTGCATCGTCGCGTCGGCCTCGATTTTTGCTGCAAGATTATCGGGATATCAAACAACAATTCGACCGGATTGTTTCCGTCGGCATGTTTGAACATGTCGGGATTGGTCATTTCGATGAATTTTTTGCAAAAATACGGGCTTTGCTCAAGCCTGACGGGTTGATGCTGCTGCATTCCATCGGCGTGTTCGATGGTCCCTCTCATGCCAATCCCTGGATACAGAAATACATTTTTCCAGGCGGCTACATTCCATCTCTTTCAGAAGTGCTGGCGGCAATCGAACGGCAGGGGCTGGTGGTCTGCGATATCGAGATATTGCGCCTTCACTATGCCGAGACCTTGAAAGCTTGGCGCGAGCGGTTCCTAGCCCGGCGGGACGAAGCGGTGGCCCTTTATGACGAGCGGTTCGCCCGCATGTGGGAATTCTATCTGGCGTCATCGGAGACCGCATTTCGGTATCAGGGGATGATGGTTTTTCAAATTCAGCTGGCGCGCGATCAGTCCGCGGCTCCTCTGCGGCGCGATTATATTCATGCTGCCGAAAACCGCCTGCGGGAGCTGGAGATCTGCAAGCCCGTTCCCTTAAGCCGTGTCGCCGAATAG
- a CDS encoding nuclear transport factor 2 family protein produces MSDDRAAANKRLVLDFFRCVFEARNPDAARDFVTEDYIQHTDQLPSGLAALEAFVRTIFPDGPVPTPPQLQHPPEFIVAEGDMVVLSAVMPQPDPEHPGEMCLRYVFNAFRISNGKLAEHWGSAGKVYRSA; encoded by the coding sequence ATGAGCGACGATCGCGCCGCTGCCAACAAACGCCTGGTGCTCGACTTCTTCCGCTGTGTCTTCGAGGCGCGCAACCCGGATGCCGCACGCGATTTCGTTACCGAGGATTATATCCAGCACACCGACCAGCTTCCGAGTGGCCTAGCCGCGCTGGAAGCGTTTGTTCGCACCATTTTTCCTGACGGCCCGGTGCCGACGCCTCCACAACTCCAACATCCGCCGGAATTTATCGTCGCGGAAGGCGACATGGTGGTTCTTTCGGCCGTCATGCCTCAGCCCGATCCCGAGCACCCCGGTGAGATGTGTCTGCGGTATGTTTTCAACGCGTTCCGCATCTCCAATGGAAAGCTTGCCGAGCATTGGGGAAGCGCCGGTAAGGTGTATCGATCCGCGTAA
- a CDS encoding acyl-CoA dehydrogenase family protein: MLALVPLIRREAEAGEKLGAMTPAVVNALNEVGFFKITLPREYGGYGFGARDIAEVVGAAATGDGSTAWSGFVSVGLRNAFVFDEQTVSELMADAGSWVGPLMVGASVFSQIVGDARLVDGGFMVRGKWSFGSGCKHAKWAFVGIQWEEGGVPHRGIALLSRDQYEIVDDWHVMGLQGTSSNSITALDEVFVPTRRTMASAEMPIRLAKIRNRFEGVGYQTGAFGMMLTVTISNVAITLGMAKGCLQEFSQQANARKPFNLPYDTVAETPSTQVVAGRVNAMINAAETLIHGVADEVDRRAASGLDFEPREEALNTMNLVFAARLCADAIDMMQICLGSSTVTLKNPIQRFARDARVLISHGAIRQDPAAEIAGRHVLGLPPFKMFAGGLPQK; encoded by the coding sequence GTGCTGGCGCTGGTGCCTTTGATCCGACGCGAAGCCGAAGCCGGTGAGAAATTGGGTGCAATGACGCCTGCGGTCGTTAACGCGCTGAATGAAGTCGGATTTTTCAAAATCACCTTGCCACGCGAATATGGTGGTTATGGATTTGGCGCCCGTGACATTGCCGAGGTTGTCGGTGCAGCGGCGACCGGTGATGGATCGACAGCATGGTCAGGCTTTGTCTCGGTTGGCCTCAGAAACGCATTTGTTTTTGATGAGCAAACTGTTTCCGAGTTGATGGCGGATGCCGGCTCCTGGGTGGGGCCTCTCATGGTTGGCGCATCGGTGTTTTCGCAGATTGTCGGCGATGCAAGACTGGTCGATGGCGGTTTTATGGTCCGCGGCAAGTGGAGCTTCGGCAGCGGGTGCAAACACGCGAAATGGGCCTTTGTCGGAATCCAGTGGGAGGAGGGGGGCGTTCCCCATCGGGGGATCGCACTGCTTTCCCGTGACCAGTATGAAATTGTCGACGACTGGCACGTCATGGGTCTTCAGGGTACATCGAGCAACAGTATCACTGCCCTCGATGAAGTGTTTGTACCCACGCGCCGCACGATGGCTTCGGCCGAAATGCCGATCCGCCTCGCGAAAATCCGCAACCGGTTTGAGGGGGTCGGCTACCAGACCGGTGCCTTTGGAATGATGTTGACAGTCACCATTTCCAACGTGGCGATCACGCTTGGTATGGCAAAAGGGTGTTTGCAGGAATTTTCCCAACAGGCAAATGCCCGCAAACCGTTCAACCTTCCTTATGACACTGTCGCGGAAACGCCTTCGACCCAGGTTGTTGCCGGACGGGTGAACGCAATGATCAATGCAGCGGAAACACTGATCCATGGTGTGGCCGACGAGGTGGACAGGCGTGCAGCTTCCGGTCTCGATTTCGAGCCGCGTGAAGAGGCTTTGAATACCATGAACTTGGTATTCGCTGCCCGCCTGTGCGCCGATGCGATCGATATGATGCAAATCTGCCTCGGTTCTTCGACGGTCACATTGAAGAATCCCATTCAGCGGTTTGCGCGTGACGCACGGGTTCTTATCTCGCACGGGGCTATCCGTCAGGATCCGGCCGCCGAAATCGCTGGCCGGCACGTGCTGGGCCTGCCGCCCTTCAAGATGTTCGCGGGCGGTCTTCCACAAAAATAA
- a CDS encoding ABC transporter substrate-binding protein produces MRFFIGGVTAIALALGLACPSQAEEKTTLSITRQPGILYLASHVMETQKLIEKQAAAEGLQGITVEWRTFSGGGAQTDALLAGNVDVVNTGTGNLLLLWDRTRGKVKGIITSSAQPVIMVSNDPRIKTLKDIQDGDKIAVPTVGVSTQAILLQMAAAKLYGDDQVKKFDKNTVQLGHPDAVAAIANSQHEVKNHFSAPPFQYVELKQPGVHKVTDSREIIGGALTQATFFTTTSFAEANPKLVKALRVATEEAITFIKKDPKAALEAYKTVSGDKTSLDDLMAMMKEPGMDEWRTDPQGTMKFAEHLHKVGTLKSMPKAWTDYYLPDSAYLNGN; encoded by the coding sequence ATGCGTTTCTTTATCGGCGGAGTGACCGCCATTGCCCTTGCTTTGGGATTGGCCTGTCCAAGCCAGGCAGAGGAGAAAACCACCCTGTCCATCACCCGCCAGCCTGGGATTCTTTACCTCGCAAGCCATGTAATGGAGACCCAGAAGCTTATCGAAAAACAAGCGGCAGCCGAAGGTCTTCAAGGCATTACCGTCGAGTGGCGCACCTTCAGCGGTGGCGGCGCGCAGACCGATGCGCTGCTGGCCGGCAATGTCGATGTCGTCAATACCGGCACCGGCAATCTTCTGCTTCTATGGGATCGCACCCGCGGCAAGGTGAAGGGGATCATCACCAGTTCGGCCCAGCCGGTAATCATGGTGTCCAACGACCCGCGCATCAAGACGCTGAAGGATATCCAGGATGGCGATAAGATCGCCGTGCCGACCGTCGGCGTCTCGACCCAGGCGATCCTGTTGCAAATGGCGGCAGCGAAGCTCTATGGCGACGATCAGGTCAAGAAGTTCGACAAGAACACCGTGCAGCTTGGCCATCCCGATGCTGTGGCGGCGATCGCCAATTCGCAACATGAGGTCAAGAACCACTTTTCCGCGCCCCCCTTCCAATATGTCGAGTTGAAGCAGCCGGGCGTTCATAAGGTCACGGATTCCCGCGAAATCATCGGGGGAGCACTGACCCAGGCGACCTTCTTCACCACGACCAGTTTTGCCGAGGCAAATCCGAAACTGGTCAAGGCATTGCGGGTCGCAACGGAAGAAGCCATCACTTTTATCAAGAAAGATCCGAAGGCTGCACTTGAAGCTTACAAAACCGTGTCCGGTGACAAGACCAGCCTTGATGACCTGATGGCCATGATGAAGGAGCCGGGCATGGACGAGTGGCGCACCGATCCGCAAGGCACGATGAAATTTGCCGAACATCTTCATAAAGTCGGCACACTCAAATCCATGCCGAAGGCCTGGACCGACTATTATCTGCCCGACAGCGCCTATCTTAACGGGAATTGA
- a CDS encoding ABC transporter permease: MLSPNIILAADVAAAKPYDNIKPVEQKLSVFETLWGISALRKTLLIVVLAIIWQVYASFLDNPLLFPTLSDTLVTLTDRFADGTLPARIWTTLQVLFMGYTVGTVLAALLTVLAINTRIGTDFLETMTAMFNPLPAISLLPLALIWFGLGASSLVFVLVHSVLWAVALNTHSGFLGVSRTLRMVGANYGLTGISYVLRILVPAAFPSILTGLKIGWAFAWRTLIAAELVFGVSSGQGGLGWFIFENRNLLDIPAVFAGLLTVIIIGLIVENLVFQTIERHTIQKWGMKE; encoded by the coding sequence ATGCTGTCCCCCAACATCATCCTTGCCGCCGATGTCGCAGCGGCCAAGCCCTATGACAATATCAAGCCGGTCGAACAGAAACTGAGCGTCTTTGAAACGCTGTGGGGCATCAGCGCCTTACGCAAGACGCTGTTGATCGTGGTTCTGGCAATCATCTGGCAGGTCTATGCCTCCTTTCTCGACAATCCACTGCTTTTTCCCACCTTGAGCGACACATTGGTGACGCTGACCGACCGCTTTGCCGACGGCACCCTGCCCGCCCGTATCTGGACGACGCTGCAAGTCCTGTTCATGGGCTATACTGTCGGCACTGTGCTTGCCGCGCTGCTGACGGTGCTTGCCATCAACACCCGCATCGGCACCGATTTTCTGGAAACCATGACAGCGATGTTCAACCCGCTGCCAGCCATTTCCCTGCTGCCCTTGGCGTTGATCTGGTTTGGGCTCGGTGCCTCCAGCCTGGTCTTCGTGCTGGTTCACTCGGTCCTGTGGGCCGTGGCGCTCAACACGCATTCCGGCTTTCTTGGCGTATCGCGCACCTTGCGCATGGTCGGCGCCAATTACGGACTGACCGGCATTTCCTATGTGCTGCGCATCCTCGTTCCGGCGGCCTTTCCTTCGATCCTCACCGGCCTGAAAATCGGCTGGGCCTTTGCCTGGCGCACGCTGATTGCTGCCGAACTGGTGTTCGGCGTCTCCTCGGGACAGGGCGGCCTTGGCTGGTTCATCTTTGAAAACCGCAACCTGCTGGATATTCCTGCGGTGTTTGCAGGCCTGCTGACCGTCATCATTATTGGCCTGATTGTCGAAAACCTGGTCTTCCAGACGATCGAGCGCCACACCATCCAGAAATGGGGCATGAAGGAATAG
- a CDS encoding ABC transporter ATP-binding protein, which yields MMQATAAAERLAPVPEKAPLLSVDRVTLRYKTPNLLITATEDVSFDVRESDRFVLLGPSGCGKSTLLKAVGGYMTPVSGTIHINGRQVKAPGPDRMMVFQEFDQLMPWKTVLENVMFPLLVARKMPRTEAEALARHYIDKVKLTRAVNSYPHTLSGGMKQRVAIARGMAMQPDILLMDEPFAALDALTRRQMQDELLQLWEDTKFTVIFVTHSIAEAIKISNRILLLSPHPGRVKAEVVDVDKVSQADGSAAALERDIHNLLFSNEPGHKE from the coding sequence ATGATGCAGGCAACTGCTGCTGCCGAGCGCCTCGCACCGGTCCCCGAAAAAGCGCCGCTTCTTTCCGTTGATCGCGTCACGCTGCGTTACAAAACGCCAAATCTGCTGATTACCGCCACCGAAGATGTCAGTTTCGATGTGCGGGAATCCGACCGCTTCGTGCTGCTTGGCCCGTCCGGCTGTGGCAAGTCCACGCTGCTGAAAGCCGTTGGCGGTTATATGACACCGGTTTCCGGAACGATCCATATCAATGGCCGTCAGGTGAAAGCCCCAGGACCGGACCGAATGATGGTGTTCCAGGAGTTTGATCAGTTGATGCCCTGGAAGACCGTGCTGGAAAACGTGATGTTCCCGCTTCTCGTCGCCCGTAAAATGCCGCGAACCGAAGCGGAGGCGCTGGCCCGCCATTATATCGACAAGGTCAAACTGACCCGGGCCGTCAACAGCTACCCGCACACGCTGTCGGGTGGCATGAAGCAGCGCGTGGCGATTGCACGCGGCATGGCCATGCAGCCGGATATCCTGTTGATGGACGAGCCTTTCGCCGCACTCGACGCGCTGACACGGCGGCAGATGCAGGACGAATTGCTTCAGCTTTGGGAAGACACCAAATTCACCGTGATCTTCGTCACCCATTCGATTGCTGAAGCGATCAAGATTTCCAACCGCATCCTGCTGCTGTCACCGCATCCGGGGCGCGTGAAGGCCGAGGTCGTCGATGTCGACAAGGTGAGCCAGGCGGATGGCAGCGCCGCAGCTTTGGAGCGCGATATCCATAACCTGCTGTTCTCCAACGAACCCGGTCACAAGGAATAG
- a CDS encoding SulP family inorganic anion transporter: MSSNSLHQARTEWFGNIKGDALAGLVVALALIPEAIAFSIIAGVDPKVGLYASFSISVLIAFVGGRPGMISAATAATAVLMITLAKTHGVEYLLAATILAGIIQIFAGLLKLGRLMRFVSKSVMTGFVNALAILIFMAQLPELIHVPAPTYVLVAAGLAIIYLFPYVTKAIPSPLVCIVVLTAVSIYFGLDIRTVSDMGELPSTLPVLLLPNIPLNVETFLIILPYSAAVAVVGLLETLMTAAIVDELTDTPSNKNRECIGQGIANTITGFFGGMAGCAMIGQSMINVKSGGRGRLSSLCAGVFLLFMILVLGQWVRQIPMAALVAIMIMVSIGTFSWSSIRNLKDHPRSSSFVMIATVIGVVATHNLAIGVLVGVLLSAVFFAWKIAQIFQITSILSPDGKTRTYKVEGQIFFASVEDFNQAFEFKEALENVIIDVSRAHIWDISSVAALDMIVLKFRREGAEVSILGLNRASETIVDKLAIHDKPGAMERLMGH; this comes from the coding sequence TTGTCTAGCAATAGTTTACATCAAGCTCGAACAGAGTGGTTCGGCAATATCAAAGGCGATGCGCTGGCTGGCCTCGTCGTGGCCCTGGCGCTCATTCCAGAAGCCATCGCCTTTTCCATCATCGCTGGCGTCGATCCCAAGGTTGGCCTTTATGCATCCTTCTCCATTTCGGTGCTGATCGCGTTCGTGGGTGGCAGGCCCGGGATGATTTCTGCCGCCACCGCCGCCACCGCCGTGTTGATGATCACGCTGGCCAAAACCCATGGCGTGGAATATCTGCTGGCCGCCACCATATTGGCCGGCATCATCCAGATTTTTGCCGGTCTGCTGAAACTCGGCCGCCTGATGCGTTTCGTGTCCAAGTCCGTCATGACGGGCTTTGTCAATGCATTGGCAATATTGATCTTTATGGCCCAGCTGCCGGAGCTGATCCATGTCCCCGCACCGACCTATGTGCTGGTGGCGGCGGGTTTGGCGATCATATATCTATTTCCTTATGTGACGAAGGCCATTCCGTCGCCTCTTGTCTGTATTGTCGTGTTGACGGCGGTTTCGATCTATTTCGGATTGGACATTCGAACTGTCAGCGACATGGGTGAGTTGCCCTCGACATTGCCGGTCCTGCTCCTTCCCAATATCCCTCTGAATGTTGAAACGTTTCTGATCATTCTGCCCTATTCCGCCGCAGTTGCCGTTGTCGGCCTGCTTGAAACGCTGATGACCGCTGCGATTGTCGATGAATTGACGGATACGCCGAGCAACAAGAACCGCGAATGTATCGGCCAGGGAATTGCCAATACGATAACCGGGTTTTTTGGGGGCATGGCAGGCTGCGCGATGATCGGCCAGTCGATGATCAATGTGAAATCCGGTGGGCGCGGCAGATTGTCGAGTTTGTGCGCCGGTGTTTTCCTGCTGTTCATGATTCTCGTGCTTGGGCAATGGGTGCGTCAAATTCCCATGGCCGCCCTTGTGGCGATCATGATTATGGTTTCCATCGGCACCTTTTCCTGGTCATCGATCCGCAATTTGAAGGATCACCCGCGCTCGTCCTCTTTCGTGATGATCGCCACGGTGATCGGCGTTGTCGCCACCCATAATCTGGCCATTGGTGTCCTGGTCGGTGTGCTGTTGTCAGCCGTTTTCTTTGCCTGGAAAATCGCCCAGATATTCCAGATCACCTCGATCCTCTCACCGGATGGCAAAACGCGGACTTATAAGGTCGAAGGTCAAATCTTCTTCGCCTCCGTCGAGGATTTCAACCAGGCATTCGAATTCAAGGAAGCGCTGGAAAACGTCATCATCGATGTATCCCGCGCCCATATCTGGGACATATCCAGTGTCGCGGCATTGGATATGATCGTGCTGAAATTCCGCAGAGAGGGAGCCGAGGTTTCTATCCTCGGACTGAACCGGGCAAGCGAGACGATCGTTGACAAGCTCGCAATTCACGACAAGCCCGGCGCCATGGAGCGCCTTATGGGCCATTGA
- a CDS encoding GntR family transcriptional regulator: MDGCMNGTIRGGQLDRSRQVALQVHEILRDRILKVQLVPGTILSRASLQLEFGVSQTPVRDALMRLQEEDIVEVYPQYATVVAKIDIDHARQAQFLRLSIELEAVRRLTDEAPGETAKELGAILARQKEVATQETYDTFDSIDREFHRKLYEKSGILQLWANVRRQSVHLDRLRRLNLPMPGKMQTVLEDHEAIVAAIASGNPEAAASALRKHLSGTLSIIDLISAEYPDYIRK, from the coding sequence ATGGATGGATGCATGAACGGAACGATCAGGGGCGGACAGTTGGACCGCTCGCGACAGGTGGCATTGCAGGTTCATGAAATTCTGCGCGACAGGATCCTGAAGGTGCAATTGGTGCCGGGCACGATCTTGTCGCGTGCCTCATTGCAACTGGAATTCGGAGTGAGCCAGACACCGGTGCGCGATGCGCTGATGCGCTTGCAGGAAGAGGACATTGTCGAAGTCTATCCGCAATATGCAACGGTCGTTGCCAAGATCGATATCGATCACGCCAGACAGGCGCAGTTCCTTCGGCTGTCGATCGAACTCGAAGCAGTCCGGCGCCTGACTGATGAGGCGCCAGGCGAGACCGCCAAGGAGTTGGGCGCCATCCTGGCCCGTCAAAAAGAAGTGGCCACGCAGGAGACCTATGACACTTTTGATAGCATAGACCGCGAGTTTCACCGTAAACTTTATGAGAAAAGCGGGATTCTCCAGCTGTGGGCAAATGTGCGACGACAAAGCGTCCATCTCGACCGGCTGCGGCGTCTCAACCTGCCAATGCCCGGCAAGATGCAGACCGTACTCGAGGATCATGAAGCGATTGTCGCAGCCATTGCATCCGGTAATCCCGAGGCTGCGGCCTCGGCGCTCAGAAAACACCTGTCGGGTACGCTTTCGATCATCGATCTCATCAGCGCGGAATACCCGGATTATATTCGCAAGTGA
- a CDS encoding universal stress protein, translating to MIKIIGLIDGSIYAQSVCDHIAWIAGRSEVSVDILHVIGRRDLSTEPVNLSGNIGLGARTALLAELAELDAQKARTTQHRGRLLLEEAKARLQAVGINSVNTMLRNGDLAETLQELEESADLIVIGKRGEGADFAQLHLGSNLERVVRSSHKMIAIASRAFKPIRKVLIAYDGGAMAMKAVDYISGNPMFAGLSIKLVTVGDDTPEAHQALVEGKRRFTDADVPVETAIVAGQPDKAISDIVEREAYDLLMMGAYSHSRLRALFLGSTTTEMIRACKVPVLIFR from the coding sequence ATGATCAAGATCATAGGACTGATAGACGGTTCGATATATGCCCAGAGCGTCTGCGATCATATCGCATGGATTGCTGGCCGATCCGAGGTGTCCGTGGACATTCTGCACGTCATTGGCCGTCGAGACCTTTCCACGGAACCGGTCAATCTCAGCGGCAATATCGGCTTGGGCGCCCGAACGGCGCTTTTGGCGGAACTGGCGGAACTGGACGCGCAAAAAGCAAGAACGACCCAACACCGTGGACGGCTTTTGCTGGAAGAGGCAAAGGCGCGTCTTCAAGCCGTGGGCATCAATAGCGTCAACACTATGCTGCGCAATGGCGATCTGGCTGAAACCCTGCAAGAGCTGGAGGAAAGCGCCGACCTCATCGTGATCGGCAAGCGTGGTGAAGGCGCCGATTTTGCGCAATTGCACCTTGGCTCAAACCTCGAACGGGTGGTCCGCTCCAGTCACAAGATGATCGCCATCGCATCACGTGCCTTCAAGCCGATCCGTAAAGTGCTGATCGCCTATGATGGCGGCGCGATGGCGATGAAAGCGGTTGACTATATATCAGGGAATCCGATGTTTGCCGGGCTCTCTATCAAACTGGTAACGGTGGGGGACGATACGCCGGAAGCCCATCAAGCCCTTGTTGAAGGTAAGCGTAGGTTTACGGATGCGGATGTGCCGGTTGAGACCGCCATTGTTGCAGGGCAACCGGATAAGGCGATTTCTGATATTGTCGAGCGTGAGGCATACGACCTGCTCATGATGGGCGCCTATAGCCATTCCAGGCTGCGCGCACTTTTCCTCGGGTCAACGACAACGGAAATGATCCGGGCCTGCAAAGTGCCTGTGTTGATTTTCCGCTGA